In Eubalaena glacialis isolate mEubGla1 chromosome 3, mEubGla1.1.hap2.+ XY, whole genome shotgun sequence, the following are encoded in one genomic region:
- the BATF3 gene encoding basic leucine zipper transcriptional factor ATF-like 3 yields MSQGLPAAGSVLQRSFAAPGNQAQPQSPEDDDRKVRRREKNRVAAQRSRKKQTQKADKLHEEYECLEQENTVLRREIGKLTEELKHLSEVLKEHEKICPLLLCPMNFVPVPRLDPVAGCLPR; encoded by the exons ATGTCGCAAGGGCTCCCGGCCGCCGGCAGCGTCCTGCAGAGGAGCTTCGCGGCGCCGGGGAACCAGGCGCAGCCGCAG AGCCCTGAGGATGATGACAGGAAGGTCcgaaggagggaaaaaaaccgaGTTGCTGCTCAGAGAAGCCGGAAGAAGCAGACCCAGAAGGCTGACAAACTCCATGAG GAATATGAGTGCCTGGAGCAAGAAAACACAGTGCTGCGGAGAGAGATCGGGAAGCTGACGGAGGAGTTGAAGCACCTGAGCGAGGTGCTGAAGGAGCACGAGAAGATATGCCCGCTGCTGCTCTGCCCCATGAACTTTGTGCCGGTGCCGCGGCTGGACCCTGTGGCTGGCTGCCTGCCCCGGTGA